CACTAACCTGGAAAATAAATTTGTGCGCCTCATCAACAACTAAATAACATGTCATAGAACATTTCAAATTTCTAAGACTTGCAATGATTTCATCATATTTAGGTCAATCACTactttaaggaaaaatatagttacaagcataattgtgtactaatctatgcaccaatatgatatgattggtcaaaaagtaaattttattgaaaacagtgttaatttaaattttaagtatgaataaatcagtattagtgcacagattaatacacaactgtgcttgtatgtagcaaaattccTACTTTAATGCATTCTGAGCAATATAATTCTTGCTATAAACAATATAGTTAAACACTAAACCAATATAATTGTTGTAATTTGGAATTGAGCCTTTCTTTATtagcaaaacatttttttataaatttctatttttattttataaaataagtgTTCTCTTATAACTTCAATTTAAAATTgcgtaattattattttatttttcagaatttgattttaatttggcGATTGgaccaataaataaaataaaataagaaacccTGGCAGTGCCGGTGTGAGCCAGTGGAACACATACAAATATCTGCGAGCGTCATCGTCGCTTTCATTTCTGTATTCCGACCTCCGACCTCTTGTAACTCCCATACAGTCAGATTCATTCTCTCCGCCCCTCTCTGGTTTCTTCCAATGGCTCTCTCAGAAAAAACATCGCGTCAGTCTCTGATCCCCAGCTTCCTCtactcttcttctctctcccaCAAAACCCTACCTCTCGATAATATCATTTCCCCCCCTAATCTTAACACCCTCTTCTCTCAACCCTCGTCTCCCAGTAGCAACGTCTTTGTTCCCGCCCCTAGCGAGCCTTCCAAGAAGATCGAGATGTACTCCCCACAATTCTACGCCGCCTGTACCTTCGGAGGCATCCTCAGCTGTGGTCTCACTCACACGGCCGTCACTCCCCTCGACCTCGTCAAATGCAATATGCAGGTCCTTATTTCCTTTCCAACCCCCGCTTTTTCTTcgctctccctctctttttcccCCTTCCGACTTTGATGCCATCTTCCTAATAATTCCGTATTAGATCTACATGTATCTCTCCACGCGTTGCTATTTGTTCTATTGCATTGGCTCGTTATAGTGTGgatctgaaattttttttttcacgatcTTTTCCATTTGTATGGATTTCTAACGAGCTCATTTGATTGTCTCAATGTTGGAGTAGTTCTCTTTTCGGATCTATTTATGGTCAGACTTTCGGTTGATGATTTCACCTTACGGATGTGACTTTAAATCTACGATtgattctcttttattttaaaaatatgttcaCTTTTGGGTTGTTTCAAGATTTGTGTTATTTCAGCTGAAAATTGTCGAATATTTTTTACGAGATATCAGAATTAGTTTTCCGCCGTGCCAGATTTTCACTGGATTTGATCTTTCGGTGTTTTTGATGAACTTGAGCTTTGCTTTTTGGTTCTTTTCTCTATTTCCATCGTTTTTGATAATTGTAAATTTTACTGAATAACAGTAGGTACAGCCCCAAGCATGCGGGCGTATACATTGCTTTCCAGTAGTTcgttatttcttttctttcttgaaaGGTGCGAGTACGCAGTTGATTATaagttttacttataaaaaaaaaaaatttcgcaGTTGATTATGATTTAATGATGTTGCATTGTAATATGATTTTCTTCGTGGAATGTATGAATCTTCTGATTGCTGGGATTTTTGGCCTTTGAGAGTGTATCCTGAGGTCATATCGTCTCTCATTCTTGACTATATAACCTTCGTATgaactataaatataaatttcttttttatttcttttgatcgGTGTTaccgataaaaataaataaattcttttgATGGGTGCTAACACACTAATTTGTAAAGCTTTGTGGTCAAAGGGTCTTCTTGAGATGAGCTGTGTCGACTCTTACATCCTGAGTTTGATTCCACAACTGGAGTTTCCTTGAATGATCTGATACATGGTTCTGGCTAGTGGTGTTGTGCATCCAAGGTTTGCTCCCCAGGGATGATTGCAAAAGGCCTTGCCTTGGTGATGTTCCACATCATTAAAAAGCATACTAATTTGTACAAAATGTCCCATTCTTTATTTGGTTCTCATATCACGAAACAGGATTTAACAAAACTCTTGAAGATAATTTCGCTTTCATCTCACTGAAACTTGGAAATCTTTCTTATACCATGTTCATAATGCAGCTTTTATGGATATATTAAATCTGTGTAGAGAAGCTGTACTTTGTTTATTGGATGTATGTGCAGAATGAGATGATTTGACAAAAATGACttatttccttcaatttcaagaacatgTTTGAAATAGAGAATGCATAGAATCATCTTACGTTTTTTTCTCAACAATCAAACGGTTGGATATTTAATATGAATTGTCACTCTTGGATACAAGGGTGCTGATAAATATTGAGATTTTTGGCTTTCAGATTGACCCTGCAAGGTACAAAAGCATCCCATCTGGGTTTGGAGTGTTGCTGAAGGAGCAGGGCGCCAGAGGCTTGTTCAGGGGTTGGGTACCAACCTTGCTTGGTTACAGTGCTCAGGGTGCTTGCAAGTTTGGATTCTACGAATTCTTTAAGAAGTACTACTCTGACATTGCTGGACCTGAGTATGCATCCAAGTACAAGACCTTGATCTATCTTGCTGGTTCTGCATCTGCTGAGTTCATTGCAGATGTTGCACTTTGCCCTTTCGAGGCAGTGAAGGTCCGTGTTCAAACACAGCCTGGTTTTGCTAGAGGTCTTTCAGATGGGCTTCCTAAGTTTGTTAAATCTGAAGGCGTTCTGGGGTATGCATATGAATGGGGttcctttttttcaaataatataatgcCATTGCAATTAAGGATGCATTTCTAACTGATTTGTCAAATCATGCAGATTGTACAAGGGTATAGTTCCTCTGTGGGGACGTCAGATTCCATGTAAGTTGGAGTGGGGGAAGGAATTGGATTGGTAGTACTCTATTTTTGACTAACAAAATTCCTAGTTATGATTATGTTGgagttctaaaaatattatttaaattttcttatatGCATCCCATGtattgggctatgccttttgtttttattaataaaaaactaaaaaattatttggagTTACGTAATGTCAAATGCTTGAACACACTACATAAATGTCACAATAGAACTAAAAATTTTAGACGAGTCTCAAGTGAGGCTTTCATGGAGGCATGTATTATACGCTATTTAAGACTTTGCAAACATGCAAATGATTGTgttgaatacattttttttttacctccatattcttaacatgcaaatgATTATGTTGCAAGCACTTGCTTGAGTATCATATATtagttttcattttgaaaagctAATTGTTTCATATGTTGAGTTTCAATAATTTGAATACTTCAATTTTGGATATTCCTTGTAGAAACTAGAAAAAGCATAcatgtatatacacacacataacAAATATACATGCATACGTACTCCATCGCAGGAAATACCCATATTTCGCTATTTTGGATGCAGTTGATGTTCTGCAGTTTCTCTGGTCTTTGTTTTGATATGCACAATAGTAACCATCTTTGCTTGTTCTCAATCCAGCTTGGTTCCGTGGTGCCATATTTGTTTGTTGAAAAGTTGTTGACCCTAAACCAGggatttaatagaaaaatgtgGCAAGAAAAAAGTGCTTGGCTCCTTAAAACTATGTTGATGCCTTCTTACCTTTCTTTTGTATCATTATGTTCATTCTTGCAGATACAATGATGAAGTTTGCATCTTTTGAGGCCATTGTGGAGAATATTTATAAGTATGCCATCCCCACTCCGAAGGACCAGTGTAGTAAAAGTCTGCAGCTTGGTGTGAGTTTTGCTGGTGGATATGTGGCTGGTATATTCTGTGCTATTGTGTCTCATCCTGCTGACAATCTTGTCTCTTTCCTCAACAATGCCAAAGGGGCAACTGTCGGTGATGTGAGTGATTCTCCTAAGCATGGTTCCCTGGTGCTTGTTTATTCCTTCACACTTTCTTCAAATCTGTCTTCTGGTTTGTCCAGGCCGTGAAGAAGCTAGGTTTGTGGGGTCTGTTTACCCGCGGGCTTCCTCTCCGTATTGTCATGATTGGAACTCTTACTGGAGCTCAGTGGGGAATCTATGACGCCTTCAAAGTTTTCGTGGGATTGTGAGTTCATTTTATAGCTGTGAAGTGGTTGCGTAAACTTTTGTTTTTCATGTTACTCATTTTAGTTGGTAATCGTGATTTGGTGTTATCTTCACAGGCCAACCACTGGCGGGATCACTCCTGCTGCTCCCACTGATGCAACCGAGCTTGCAAAGGTGTAGGATTGCTGATGATCAGCATAATTTTTGTCATTTCAAGGAAGTTAGGAAAGACATCCTACGGGGGCAAAATAAACAGAGGATTGCTGAATCTGTTTTGATGGCTCCCAAGGCAGTGGGGGAGTAATAGTATTTATTCTTTTGAATATGGAACTGTATCCAATTTTCCTAGTGTGAAGGATGGTTTTGTTCTCATCCTTCTGACTGCTCTAATACTTAGTTAGGGCTATAATGAATTTGCACACTGATGTTTGGATCGTGTTTCCCCGCAAGCACGGGTCAAAAAATAATGGGCGCATTGAGTGATACGCTgagttctctttctctctctctctctctctctctctctctctctctcttcttcttcttctttttatttttattttttattttttattttgaaggcGATTGTGATTAAGCTGAAACATATTCAGGAcaagtatttctcttttattattagAGTTGATAGACAATCATGTAAGCCAAGTGGAATGCGTGCTTGTTTCACCCAATACGCCAATTGCCATTAACTAGGTCTTCGTTGATGTTTGCAGCTTCTGGGAAGCTGGGGTTTTTCGTTGCCTCCCAAGATTTTGAAGTCGCGAGTTATTTTTATGCCCTACGGTAAATAAATGAATACACCTGGTGAgctagagcattcacattggtttatgcatatgcaaaatcacatcttttagAGATCCAATTTACCATACAAGCAAAACTTTCACATTGgcttatgcaaatttgagaacaaaataataataaaatattatcattttattattttttttgcattttttttaatagggtttaatcttcaaatatgtaaaatatttgagtaaaatatcTTTTGGAgaatgaatgaataaaatatgtagtaaaatatttaaaagtaaaatatgtagaaagagagtgggaggagagaaaaagaatgaataaaatatgttttggagagtgaatagtTAATCTTTAAACATGGGAAAACTCTTGTTGCAGGCCACTTGCGGACGGATTCGTGCACCAGGCTGACGTGGacattaatgaaacggtgcgttttaTCTGAAGCGGGAAGATGAATTTGACGTCTCGGCTGCACTCCTTTCGTTCTTCACTTTTTCAACCTTTTTCGTTTATCACTTCTCCTCTCACCTCTCATCCCCGTTCTGCACCGTTTCCCACTTTTTCACTAACTCTCAGTGAAATCTCCTCCACCGTCAACCCAAACCCAGTAGGGAAATTATATGTGGATGTTAAATGACTTGACAAATCAACCTCAGCGGCGTCGCCAACCACCCACGTCGCAGCTCCACTCTCTAACCATCATTGCACCCTCACGGCCTCCCCATAGCCACTGCCCAGCCCAGACGAAGCCATAGCCAACCACACGTACGACAACACCACCACAAGCTGCAGCTTCCTCCCGTGCCGAGACTCGCAGCTCATCCTCACCATCGCGGAAGCCCAACCAGTGTGCGTCCACCGTTAAGAGAAACCACTCCACGCTCTGCCAAGCCCTCAGCGCGAACATGCCGGCCACTGCCCAGACCCAACCACCTTGATCCGTTGCATTTTTTGTAGCCAACCACCACACAACCTTCTCGGTTTCTTCTCCACTTCCCAACTAGTCGTATTTTAGCAACCATAACAGAGCACATAAGTCCCTGTTTTAGACAAGAGAAGCAGAGCCACTTTCGACGCCACCATAGACCCACATTCCCTCCATTGTCAGCCATTTTTCCTAGCCGGAAGCGGCCACAAGACACTGCCGTAGCTCGGTCGTGCCACTCCCTGGAGCACCGAAAGGTAAGTCCCTCCCTCTTTCActaactttctctctctctctctctctctctctctctctctctctctctctctctctctctcctttgtaGCCCAGCCACTCTAATCGGCGGCATCACCTCAACCCAGCATATGTCACGAAGATAATTTCAGATCAGAAAAATAGGGCTGTAACCAAATTCAAGGAGAAATTAACccatatggtttaaaaataaaattcacctCGATCTCCCTCTCCGCGTCTTGACATTTACAGTTATGTTTCTTCATCGCGATAAGATTCAacgattttttctatttaaagtCATATGACCGAAGTCAACAAGCCGATCAAGTGGAGAGAGACAGATGGAGGAACCTTTAATGGCGGAAGAAATAGAGAGAGGAACGAttgcaggagagagagagacagaggggACAATGAAAGGGGTAAACTTGTATTTTTACATTCTTTCAGCTGCCACGTCTTCGGCTAGGTGCACAATTCGTGCGCGGCTTGTCTGTACGTAGAAGAACTCTTAAACATGTAAATATACTGTTCATAactatgcaaatatttgaagatgcataatctaatgtagatgaatttaagctcatattatgcaaatatgattttgcatatgcatatgcatagatCAATATGAATGCTCTAAAGAACCACCTGTTTTACCGTTTCTGGTGCCGACTCATAACAGTGGGGCCTAATGAGATCAGAGATTAATGtgataaataataaactatCTATCCTAAGCCATCTCTTATTGTGTGTTGCATTCCTACAGGCATACAGGCCGATCTTTCCTCATCTACGTACAATTATCGACGTAAAGACAAGGGGGGCAAGAGGGCTGgcatttggaaaaaaataaaaaataaaaagtgatttCAAATGACTTAATTTGTTAGAAGAAAATCTTGTTTTCTGGAAAATCTAACTTGTCTAATTTTGCATGGTTGAACACTACAAGAACTTTCGAATCGTTAGCTTGAAACTCATCCTCTTGCCTGCAACATAATGTCGGAGGTTATTCTACTTTCTGCTTCCATCAACAACATCACTTGAGTTGCAGGGATGACATGCGCTTCATAGGTTTCTTGTCGCAAAATTTGTCTTTAGCCAAAGACAGCCTCCAGCTTTACCGGGACGCAAAATCTCATCTCAAATGTAAGCCAAGGAAACACAACCAGAAAACATTGCGTCTTTCAAAACATTAACATGCTTTAATATAGGAATACACATTTtacttactatatatatatatatatataggattacACGGTATATACCATCAGCGTTATTTTCAAGCTTTCTAAGCTGAAAGCACAGTAAATAAATGTTCCAAAATTTCGATGGGCCAAACCTTCCCTCCTGGTTTGGTTACCAAATaccaaattatttcatctcatctaatctaatcgttataacttttttaaattttcatataaaatataataaacaattcaactttttcgaattccaaaacaaaattaatattaaaaaattatattataataatattttatttaactttcaacaaaacatctcatctcatcttaactgtataaccaaaccTTGTTTGTAAGTGACCCAATTCTTTGGTTTTTTAATTAGTGTTTCAGCTTTTGGAGTTCCAGTGGGAGTTGTAAGGAATGAGGGTGAAATGTCTAATTTACAGTACCTGTCCATTGTTATTGCTGTCTTGAGGAATCTTTGGACTAGGACTTCCTAGCAGACAAGGAGCTTGGATTCAGCACCGGTCACACGAGATTGATTGTGAAGCAGACATAGGGATGGACATCAGTATCAGCTGCCAGACCAACCATCCCTCCAATTTCATCATTGGTTTTCCAGTATGAGCTGCATTTAACCATCAAAGGAACAATTCCATGAAACATTGATCAGACTACGGAAACAGCCATCAAGATTCACAGATGAACAGAATTAACGAATATCCAGACATATAAATTTCCATTCCTATGTATGTATTCAGAATTAACGAATATCCAGACATAAATTTCCATTCCTATGTATGTAAAGATGCATTTGGTTTGAGCTAAGGCTTCAGGAGGCATGCAAACAACACGTCCTAATTCAACTGGAATACTTGCTGCCCAACTTCGTTATGGCATAAAGCATGGAAGTGTTGAAAGTTCATATAAAAGTTTGGAGATCATAATGTACTTGCAAACAGAGTTTAGAGTTAGCTTAGTTACTGTACAACATCATgattaattttccaaaaaaatttccaaaaatcatctctttaaaaaaatacctcTTCACAGCCTTCTCATCTTTATTGACCATACCGCATGGTATATTCCTCCCAGGCTTGCTCAATCAGACGACCATCTCAGGTAAATGGTCTTATTAGTTGGGTAAATAATGCATCTTGAAATTATCCATACCATGCTCTTTCTAATAGGTAATCAAGGAGCTTTATTCCTAagaaaaggcatagcccaagtacatgggacCCCCATCTTGTTCACATGGCCCCATGAAGCAAAGAAGCTAAGAAGGCTACCTTATTAGCGTAAATTATTGAGGTTCCCTCATAATAGGCTGTAAAAGATAACATGATTTCAAGGACTTGCCTAGTTGCCTGTTTGCACTGTCACACAACCCTTCAAGGATTGATTGTACTTTTTTCTCACTTCTCACTGATGGAGCCAAAACACACGCCTGAAATTGTGTCAACAAACTGCGCTCAGTCGAAAAGCAAATGTTTTGTTGGAAAGCCATTAATGAACATAAGAGTGCACATACAAGGAATGATGGCGGCAGACCATATCTCAGAATGCTCTCTACGAAAACATGTACAGCAGAAAAGTGCATCCAGGAGCTAAAAACCTACAGGCAAGAAACATATTCTTGTGTTAAATAACGATGTGTGGTGATAATTGTTATAATAGAACTAAAAGAAACTAGAAAACTGTAAGCCATAAAACCAATTTGGAAGATTCTGACCATATATAGGCCAGTAGGCTACAGTGGTGGGCAAATAAGTCAGAGGTGTCCTAAAGATGAGGAATAGCACAAACAAAAATACCTCCCCATAACTGGTATAGCACCACTGCAAAAGAGAATTCCTCAGTCTTTCCTGGTCTTGCATTAATTTTTCTAACTCCTCTTCCGACTCTGTTGTGCTTCTGAACTATATTCAAAATCACGTATCTGAATCACATGGTAGAATGGCAAAAAAACCACTAATTAGATATTTCCCACCAAGCCAAACACTGAAAGTAGAAGAAATTGGAAAATTGCAATAAATTCTTCATGCATTTCTGCTCTGGTGATAGTTCGCATAAGCATACT
This is a stretch of genomic DNA from Carya illinoinensis cultivar Pawnee chromosome 3, C.illinoinensisPawnee_v1, whole genome shotgun sequence. It encodes these proteins:
- the LOC122305748 gene encoding mitochondrial phosphate carrier protein 3, mitochondrial-like gives rise to the protein MATITNFCAALSVAIIFAISHATSSTSEPTISASPSVLPYVTAPNMSSFFPSPSVQGPPSSTTPPNSETLAPVPSSGQFVGKSSSDSTRLDSGILISGFGLLDFIDSSPSSGTLTSHQSAIKMNDPASDNSDVGLHLTLDDSTADQDKLQKPNDAVDALQSDIILNNHIALFKFKCITIVYIYKKPWQCRCEPVEHIQISASVIVAFISVFRPPTSCNSHTVRFILSAPLWFLPMALSEKTSRQSLIPSFLYSSSLSHKTLPLDNIISPPNLNTLFSQPSSPSSNVFVPAPSEPSKKIEMYSPQFYAACTFGGILSCGLTHTAVTPLDLVKCNMQIDPARYKSIPSGFGVLLKEQGARGLFRGWVPTLLGYSAQGACKFGFYEFFKKYYSDIAGPEYASKYKTLIYLAGSASAEFIADVALCPFEAVKVRVQTQPGFARGLSDGLPKFVKSEGVLGLYKGIVPLWGRQIPYTMMKFASFEAIVENIYKYAIPTPKDQCSKSLQLGVSFAGGYVAGIFCAIVSHPADNLVSFLNNAKGATVGDAVKKLGLWGLFTRGLPLRIVMIGTLTGAQWGIYDAFKVFVGLPTTGGITPAAPTDATELAKV